Proteins from a genomic interval of Methanoplanus endosymbiosus:
- a CDS encoding 50S ribosomal protein L1, protein MVEKVQILNAVNSAIEKAPKRNFQESMEIIVNLRNIDMAQPKNRIDETMLLPHGTGRVEKIAVLGKGDITTQAKAAGVDLIIGPEEIERLGGEKREARQMADTYRFFLAETGVMPLVGRFLGTRLGPRGKMPQPIPQGVDIGPIVDRLRKSVKFRTKDKKTFHVKVGSTGMNPDDVAENIDAVLKKVEANLESGTMNIRSIYVKTSMGPAERLV, encoded by the coding sequence TTGGTAGAAAAGGTCCAGATTCTAAATGCCGTTAACTCGGCGATAGAAAAGGCGCCAAAGAGAAATTTCCAGGAATCAATGGAAATTATCGTCAATCTTAGAAATATTGACATGGCACAGCCTAAAAACCGTATAGATGAGACAATGCTTCTGCCACATGGCACAGGGAGAGTGGAAAAGATCGCTGTGCTTGGTAAAGGAGATATCACCACTCAGGCAAAAGCTGCAGGTGTAGATCTCATCATCGGACCTGAAGAAATTGAGCGTCTCGGTGGAGAAAAACGTGAAGCAAGGCAGATGGCCGACACTTACAGGTTTTTCCTTGCAGAAACAGGCGTAATGCCTCTTGTAGGCCGATTCTTAGGTACCAGACTGGGTCCGCGTGGTAAGATGCCACAGCCAATTCCCCAGGGAGTTGACATCGGACCTATCGTAGATCGTCTCCGCAAATCAGTCAAATTCAGAACCAAGGACAAAAAGACCTTCCACGTGAAAGTCGGTTCAACCGGTATGAATCCTGATGACGTTGCAGAGAATATTGATGCGGTTCTGAAGAAGGTAGAAGCCAATCTTGAAAGCGGAACTATGAACATTCGTTCAATTTACGTTAAAACATCCATGGGCCCGGCAGAGAGGTTAGTGTAA
- the ftsZ gene encoding cell division protein FtsZ: MKSIVEEALSRSRDDSKMIVDRPYSSEDEDLEEILKSLRTRITVVGCGGGGSNTITRMAEEGIEGATLYALNTDAQHLIRTKADYRILIGRKRTKGFGAGSVPQVGEEAALENEDEIKAKLMDSDMVFITAGLGGGTGTGSAPVIARAAREEGALTIAIVTLPFTVEGAIRAENAEAGLERLRDVADTVIVVPNDRLLEVVPNLPLHAAFKVSDEVLMRAVKGITELITQPGLVNLDFADVRTVMERGGVAMIGMGESDSEDKAADSVKKALRSPLLDVDISNATAALVNVVGGPDMTMKEAEGVVQEVYERIDPDARIIWGAQVDPDMQHKMRTMLVVTGVSSPQIYGKGDEYSQKPAAREYDIDFLR; the protein is encoded by the coding sequence ATGAAATCAATAGTGGAAGAAGCACTGTCAAGAAGCAGGGATGATAGTAAAATGATCGTTGATCGTCCCTACAGCAGCGAGGATGAGGATCTGGAGGAGATCCTCAAATCACTGAGGACAAGAATTACAGTGGTAGGTTGTGGCGGAGGCGGCTCAAATACCATTACAAGAATGGCAGAAGAAGGCATTGAAGGCGCAACCCTGTATGCACTGAATACCGATGCACAGCATCTCATCAGAACAAAGGCAGATTACCGGATTCTCATCGGCAGGAAGAGAACAAAGGGATTCGGTGCAGGCTCCGTCCCGCAGGTGGGAGAGGAAGCAGCACTTGAGAACGAAGATGAGATTAAGGCAAAACTTATGGACAGTGATATGGTCTTCATCACTGCCGGACTCGGAGGAGGAACAGGCACAGGTTCTGCACCGGTCATTGCACGGGCAGCAAGAGAAGAGGGCGCTCTCACCATCGCAATTGTAACCCTCCCGTTCACAGTTGAGGGCGCGATAAGGGCAGAGAATGCAGAAGCCGGCCTTGAAAGACTGCGCGATGTTGCAGATACCGTCATAGTTGTCCCGAATGACAGACTTCTTGAAGTTGTACCCAACCTTCCTCTGCATGCAGCCTTCAAAGTATCCGATGAAGTTTTGATGCGTGCCGTCAAAGGTATTACAGAACTTATCACCCAGCCGGGTCTTGTCAACCTTGATTTCGCCGATGTCCGTACAGTTATGGAACGCGGAGGAGTGGCAATGATAGGCATGGGCGAGAGTGACAGTGAGGATAAAGCGGCCGATTCAGTCAAGAAGGCGCTCAGATCTCCGCTTCTCGATGTGGACATCTCCAATGCAACAGCTGCACTTGTAAATGTCGTCGGTGGCCCCGACATGACAATGAAGGAAGCCGAAGGTGTTGTACAGGAAGTCTATGAGAGGATAGATCCGGATGCACGTATTATCTGGGGAGCACAGGTTGATCCGGATATGCAGCATAAAATGAGAACAATGCTTGTAGTTACAGGCGTAAGTTCACCACAGATTTACGGGAAGGGCGATGAGTATTCACAGAAGCCCGCAGCCCGCGAGTACGATATAGACTTTCTCAGGTGA
- a CDS encoding transcription elongation factor Spt5, translated as MSTEESENKIYAIKTTAKQERTVVDNIVEALKDHEEIRVMSIMAPDELKGYVLVESPDPIARMEQLREMVPNARTVVKGASSFREIEHFLVPKPVVSGIDEGTIVELIAGPFKGERAVVKRVDTSKEEITVELYESMVPIPITVRGDNVRVIEKVQE; from the coding sequence ATGAGTACTGAAGAATCCGAGAATAAAATATATGCAATAAAGACCACTGCCAAACAGGAGAGGACAGTGGTTGACAATATTGTTGAGGCGCTGAAGGATCACGAAGAGATCCGCGTAATGTCAATTATGGCGCCTGATGAACTTAAGGGTTATGTGCTTGTTGAAAGTCCTGATCCCATCGCCAGAATGGAACAACTAAGAGAGATGGTGCCAAATGCAAGAACTGTGGTAAAAGGGGCATCATCATTCCGTGAGATAGAACATTTCCTTGTACCAAAACCGGTAGTGAGCGGTATTGATGAGGGAACAATTGTAGAACTCATTGCAGGGCCTTTCAAGGGTGAAAGGGCGGTTGTAAAAAGAGTAGATACATCAAAAGAAGAGATAACAGTAGAACTTTACGAGAGTATGGTTCCAATCCCAATCACTGTCCGCGGCGATAATGTGCGCGTGATAGAAAAAGTCCAGGAATAA
- a CDS encoding 50S ribosomal protein L11 — MGEVVEVLVPGGRATAGPPLGPSLGPLGINVKAVVDEINKKTSSFNGMQVPVKVEVDDKKNFTISVGVPPATALVMKECGIAKGSGEPNVNKVGDLPFEAAVRIASMKFDDMLSYDMKNAVKEVIGSCVSVGVTVDGKDPKEMFALIDAGEYDGQLV, encoded by the coding sequence ATGGGAGAAGTAGTCGAGGTATTGGTACCCGGCGGTAGGGCCACAGCAGGGCCACCATTAGGTCCGTCACTCGGACCACTCGGAATCAATGTGAAGGCAGTCGTTGATGAGATCAACAAGAAGACCTCCAGCTTTAACGGAATGCAGGTTCCTGTAAAAGTTGAAGTTGACGACAAGAAGAACTTCACAATTTCCGTTGGTGTCCCGCCAGCAACCGCACTTGTTATGAAAGAGTGTGGCATTGCAAAAGGCTCGGGAGAACCGAATGTCAACAAAGTTGGCGACTTACCGTTCGAGGCTGCTGTCCGCATTGCCAGCATGAAGTTTGACGACATGCTCTCATATGACATGAAAAACGCCGTAAAGGAAGTTATCGGGTCATGTGTCAGCGTTGGCGTCACTGTTGACGGCAAAGATCCAAAAGAGATGTTTGCCCTCATTGATGCAGGCGAATATGACGGTCAGCTAGTATAA
- a CDS encoding protein translocase SEC61 complex subunit gamma — MSFNFKLDEELFKKYMRVLKLARTPSRDEFQKIAIVAAAGIALIGMIGFILYEIILLIP; from the coding sequence ATGTCATTTAATTTTAAGTTAGACGAAGAACTTTTCAAAAAGTACATGCGTGTTCTGAAGCTTGCAAGAACACCATCACGCGACGAATTCCAGAAAATCGCAATTGTTGCGGCGGCAGGTATTGCCCTTATAGGAATGATTGGATTTATCCTCTACGAAATAATCCTTTTAATCCCCTGA